GAACGGTCGTGGTGGTGGCCGAACCGACCCTGCGGCCCGTGCAGGCGCTCGTGCGGTGGGATCCCGTCGGCCACGCGGTGCGTGAACTCGCCGAGCGGGCCGAGCTGGGTTTCCCGCCGGTCTCCCGGATGGCGGCCGTGTCCGGTACCCCGGAGGCGCTCGCAGGTTTCCTGTCCGGCGTCGAACTGCCGAGCGACGCAGAGGTGTTGGGACCCGTACCGATCCCGGCAGCCGAGGCCGCCCGCGGACGTCGGCCCGGCGGCCCGCCCACCGGGGAGCCGGCGGAGCGCGTGCTGGTGCGGGTGCCACCGGGCAGCGGCGCCGCGCTGGCGGCGGCCCTGAAGCACGCGCAGGCGGCCCGCATGGCCCGCGGCGGAACCGAGCCCGTACGGATCCGGATCGATCCCCTCGACATCGGCTGACACCGGCCCGCGCAGGGGTGTTCCACCAGCCCGAAGGGGGTGCGGGACGGGTGCTTGATGTCCGGTGGGGGCGGACGCGCGACTGCCTCCCGGGGCCCTGGCCGGGAGGCAGTTCTGGGTCTCTGGTGGGGGAGTGGGTCAGCCGTTGCGCGGACCGGGGAAGGCCGTGGGCCTGACCTCGTCGCGGAAGGGGCTGCCCGCGGTCGGCTGGGTGGGCATGGAGCGGGCGGCGGGGACCGTGGGCACCGCGGGGAGTCCGGCGCCGACCGAGACCGTGCGGGTGCTCGCCGTCTCCGTGGCCCGCTCCGCCTCGGCGGCGGCCTGGGCGGCGGCGCGGCGGGCGCCGTACCGACGGTGCACCGCCTGCTTGGTGACCCCGAGGGCCGATCCCACCGCGTCCCACGAGAATCCGAGAGAGCGGTCGAAGTCCACGGCGGCCGTCACCAGGGTCTCGACGCTGTCCCGCAGCTCCTGCGCGAGGCGGACGGTCGGGGCGGGGGCACGCCCGTAGACGACGAAGCCCGTGGAGGGGCCGGAGCGGCGCGGGCGGTAGACGTTGCCCAACTGGGCGGTGAGCGTGCGCAGTGCGTCCACCTGCCGGCGGACCCGCTCGATGTCCCGCACCAGCAAGTGCAGGCTGGCCCGAGCCTGGGCGTCGTGGGTTGCGTGGTCGGCCATGAACAAGCCTCTCGAACCGGCGTTGAAAAGGATCGGGCCGCTCGTGCAGCCCGCTGTGGTCAACTCTTTCTTGACCAACGCGTGGACGGGTGAGTGGTCACGCTGCGGGGGCGTGAGGGCATATGCACGGGGCGCGTCGCAGGACGTACGCCCCCTGTCCTGAGGCTGACGCGCCCCCCGGCCCGGCGCCCGGACGCGGCCGCCGCCCGGGCCCGCCGGACGGGGGCGGGAGAACCCCCGAGCCGCGGTGCCGCAGGCGGCATAGACTGGTGCGCTGCCCCGCGCTCCGCCCTTCCCGGCGCGCGCGTGGGCATCGAAGTGCTCCCGCCCGAGAGGCCAACCGCCACCCATGAAGCTCGTCTTCGCAGGTACCCCCGAGGTCGCCGTTCCCGCCCTGGACGCCCTGATCGCCTCCGGGCGGCACGAGGTGGCCGCCGTCGTGACCCGGCCGGACGCCCCGGCCGGCCGAGGACGGCGGCTCGTCGCGAGCCCGGTCGCCGTACGGGCGGAGGAGGCCGGGATCGAGGTGCTCAAGCCCGCGAAGCCCCGTGACGAGGAGTTCCTGGCCCGGCTGCGGGAGATCGGCCCCGACTGCTGTCCCGTCGTCGCCTACGGCGCGCTGCTGCCCCGCGTCGCCCTCGACGTCCCCGTGCACGGCTGGGTCAACCTGCACTTCTCGCTGCTGCCCGCCTGGCGCGGCGCCGCCCCCGTACAGCACGCGATCATGGCCGGCGACGAGATCACCGGCGCCTCCACCTTCCTGATCGAGGAGGGCCTCGACTCGGGCCCCGTCTACGGGACGGTCACCGAGGAGATCCGGCACACCGACACCAGCGGTGACCTGCTGACGCGGCTCGCCTTCGCCGGTTCGGGACTGCTCGCCGCCACGATGGACGGCATCGAGGACGGCACCCTCAAGGCCGTGCCGCAGCCCGCCGACGGTGTCAGCACCGCGCCGAAGATCTCCGTCGAGAACGCCCACGTCGACTGGGCCGCCCCGGCCCTGCGGGTCGACCGCGTGGTGCGCGGGTGCACCCCCGCCCCCGGCGCCTGGACCGTCTTCCGGGACGAGCGGCTCAAGCTCATCCAGGTCGCCACCGTGCCCGACCGCACGGACCTCGCCCCGGGTGAGCTGTCCGTCGCGAAGAACAACGTGTACGTGGGCACCGGTTCCTACGCCGTCGAGCTGCTCTGGGTGCAGGCCCAGGGCAAGAAGCCGATGCGCGCCGCGGACTGGGCCCGCGGGGTGCGGATCCCCTCCGGTGAGCGGCTCGGGGTCTGACGGCCGCCCCACGGCCGGCCCGCGCCGCGCGGCGTAGGCTGATGAACGCACCCTTTCCTGGATCCGGAGCACCTTTTTCGTGAGTGAGCAGTCCCGTCGGCCGGCCAAGCCCGGCAAGCCCTACCGTCGCCCCCAGAAGGACCCGGTCCGCATGCTCGCCTTCGAGGCGCTGCGGGCCGTGGACGAGCGCGACGCGTACGCCAACCTCGTCCTGCCGCCGCTGCTGCGCAAGGCGCGGGAGAAGGGCGACTTCGACGGCCGGGACGCCGCACTCGCCACGGAACTGGTCTACGGCACGCTGCGCCGGCAGGGAACGTACGACGCCGTCATCGGGGCCTGTGTCGACCGGCCGCTGCGCGAGGTCGATCCGCCGGTCCTCGACGTGCTCAGCCTCGGCGTCCACCAGCTGCTCGGCACGCGCATCCCGACCCACGCCGCCGTCTCCGCCTCGGTGGAGCTGGCCCGGGTGGTGCTCGGCGACGGGCGGGCCAAGTTCGTCAACGCCGTCCTGCGCAAGGTCGCGCGGCAGGACCTCGACGCCTGGGTCGAGCAGGTCGCGCCGCCCTACGACGAGGACCCCGAGGACCACCTCGCCGTCGTGCACTCGCACCCCCGCTGGATCGTCTCCGCCCTGTGGGACTCCCTCGGCGGCGGCCGGGCCGGCATCGAGGACCTGCTGGAGGCGGACAACGAACGGCCCGAGGTGACACTCGTCGCCCGGCCCGGACGCACCACCGCCGACGAGATCCTCGGCGCGCTCGACGAGGACTCGGCCCTGCCGGGCCGCTGGTCGCCGTACGCCGTGCGCCTCTCCGAGGGCGGCGAACCCGGCGCGATCGACGCCGTCCGCGAGGGGCGCGCGGGCGTCCAGGACGAGGGCAGCCAGCTCGTCGCCGTCGCCCTCGCGAACGCGCCGCTCGACGGGCCCGACCGGCTCTGGCTGGACGGCTGCGCCGGACCCGGCGGCAAGGCCGCGATGCTGGCGGGGCTCGCGGCCCGGCGCGGCGCGACGCTGCTCGCCTCCGAGAAGCAGCCCCACCGCGCGGGACTGGTCGCCAAGGCGCTCGCCGGGAACCCCGGCCCCTACCAGGTCATCACCGCGGACGGCACGCGTCCGCCGTGGCGTCCCGACACCTTCGACCGGGTGCTCATGGACGTGCCCTGCACCGGTCTGGGCGCCCTGCGGCGTCGTCCCGAGGCCCGCTGGCGGCGCCGCCCCGAGGACCTCGACGGCTTCGCCCCGCTCCAGCGCGGTCTGCTGCGCACGGCCCTCGACTCGGTGCGGGTCGGCGGTGTCGTCGGCTACGCGACCTGCTCGCCGCACCTCGCCGAGACCCGCGCGGTCGTCAACGACGTCCTCAAGCACTACGACGGCGGCTCCGCCGAACTCCTCGACGCCCGCCCGCTGCTGCCCGGCGTCCCGGCCCTCGGCGACGGCCCCGACGTCCAGCTGTGGCCGCATCTGCACGGCACCGACGCCATGTACCTGGCACTGATCCGCCGGACGGGCTGACCGCCGCCGCACTCTCTTCCGTACCGCTGCGCGCTCAGCCCGGGGGAGCGGCCGGTCGCGGAGGCTTGTCCGGCTTGTCCGGATCCGGCGCGGCGGGGTCCGGCGGAGGCCGGGTGCCACCGTCCTCGTGCGCCAGCCGGTTCGGCCACCACACCTTCGGGCCCACATCCAGGAAGAGCGAGGTCACGAGGACCGAGCGCACGATGAAGGTGTCCAGCAGCACGCCGAAGGCGACCGCGAAGCCGATCTCGGCGAAGCCCACCACCGGCAGGGTGCCGAGCGCGGCGAACGTGCCCGCGAGGACCAGACCGGCCGAGGTGATCACCGCCCCGGTGGTGGCCAGCCCGGTGACCACTCCGCGCCGGGTGCCCTGATGGGCCGCCTCCTCGCGGATTCGGGTGGTCAGGAAGATGTTGTAGTCGATGCCGAGCGCCACCAGGAACACGAAGACGAACAGCGGGAAGGACACGTCCTCGCCCGCGTAGTCGAAGACGTGCCGGAAGACCAGTGCGCTCACCCCGAGCGCGGCGGCCAGCGAGAGCACCACGGTCCCGATCAGCAGCAGTGGGGCCACCAGGGCCCGTAGCAGCACGCTCAGCACGAGCAGGACCACGATCAGGACGAGCGGGATCACCAGGTAGTTGTCGTGCGTCTGGGCGTCCTCCATGTCCAGCAGGGCCGCGGTGCCGCCGCCGACCTTCGCGTCGGCGTCGGGCAGCGCGTGCACGGAGTCCCGCACGCGGTCCACCGTGGCTTTCGCCGCGTCGCTGTCGGACGGATCGCGCAGCGTCGCCTCGAACAGCACCCTGCCGTCGTGCTCCGGCGCCGTGCCCGGTGGCACCCCGATGCTCGCGGGCACCACGCCCGGATCCGCCGCCACGGTCCGGCGCACCTGCCCGGCCGCCGCCGCGTCCGAGACCACCACCAGCGGATCGCCGGCGCCCGCCGGGAAGTACTGCTCGGAGATCTCCTGGCCCACGATCGAGTCCGGCTTGCCGGTGAACTGATCGGCGGCCGGGATGCCCGCGGCCCGCAGTTCGACGAGCCCGACCGAGAGGGCGGCGAGGACCAGCGCCGTCCCGATCCAGGTGGTCCGGGGACGGCGGGCGATGCGGTGGCCGACACGCGACCAGAAGCCGCTGCGGGTCGGGTCGGACGAACCGACGTGCGGCACGGCGGGCCAGAAGATCCAGCGCCCGAACACCAGGAGCAGGGCGGGGAACAGGGTGAGCATGGCCAGCAGGGCGACGGCCACGCCGATCGCCGCGACCGGGCCGAGGCCCCGCGTCGAGTTCATCTCGGCGACCAGCAGCACCAGCATGCTCAGCACGACCGTCGCGCCCGAGGCGAGGACCGCCGGGCCCGCCCGGTTCATGGCGCGCGCCATCGCCTCGTGCCGGTCCTCGTGACGGCGCAGCTCCTCCCGGTAACGGGCGACGAGCAGCAGGGCGTAGTCGGTGCCCGCGCCGAACACGAGCACCGTGAGGATGCCGGCGCTCTGCCCGTTGACGGTCAGCCCGGCATGGGTCGCCAGCAGATAGATCAGCGCCTGGGCCGTGAAGAGGGCGACGATCACCCCGAGCAGCGGCACGAAGAGCAGGGTCGGACTGCGGAAGGTGATCAGCAGCATCACGATGACGACGGCCATCGCCGCGTAGAGCAGCGTGGAGTCGATGCCCTCGAAGGCCTTCGAGGAATCGGCCGAGGTGCCGCCGGGCCCGGTGATGTGCACGGCGAGCCCGTCGCCGCCCTTGCCCACCTGGTCGCGGATGGAGTCGACGGCGGGAGCGATCCGCTGCCAGCCGGCCGCGTCCATGGTGATCGGCACGTAGATCTGCGCGGCGCGCGGATCGGCCGGCCGGTCGAAGACCGGGCCCCGGGTCTCCGCACCGCGGATGCCGTGGTCCCGCAGTTTCTCGATCTGCTGGACGTCCTCGGCGATCTGCCGCCGGTCCTGCGTCGTCAGACCGCCCTCACGGGCGTAGACGACGACCGCGGGGATCTGCTCGGGACGGAACTCGTTCGAGACGTCCAGGACTTGGGTCGACTCCGCCGAGCCGGGCAGCCAGGACTGCGCGTCGTTGTCCTGGGCGTCGCTGAGCTTCATGCCGAGCGGTGCCACGAAGAGCAGCACCAGCAGCCACAGGGCCAGCACCAGCCACTTGGACCGGCGTCCGCACACGGCGCCGATGCCCGCCCGCTTCCAGGCGTCGAGCCGCTTCATGCCCACCCCCGTGACCGGACGCGGCGCCGCTGGGCCGCCGGGCACGGCACCCGGGACGCCCGCCGGACGTCGGCGGAGAGACCGAGGTCCGGACCGAGGAGAGCAACCGGCCCGGGACATGGCAGGCTTGGGGCATGGCCGCGCAGATCAACCCCAGCATCCTGTCCGCCGACTTCGCCCGTCTTGCCGAGGAGGCAACAGCGGTGCAGGGGGCGGACTGGCTCCATGTCGACGTGATGGACAACCATTTCGTACCGAACCTCACGCTCGGTGTTCCGGTCGTGGAGTCCCTGGCGCGGGCGACGGACACTCCGCTGGACTGCCATCTGATGATCGAGGACGCCGATCGGTGGGCGCCCCAGTACGTGGAAGCGGGGGCCGGCTCGGTCACCTTCCACGTGGAGGCGACCGGGGCACCGATCAGGCTCGCCCGCGAGATCCGGGCCAAGGGTGCCCGTGCCTCGATGGCACTCAAGCCGGCGACGCCCATCGAGCCGTACGAGGATCTGCTTCCCGAGCTCGACATGCTGCTGATCATGACCGTCGAGCCCGGGTTCGGGGGTCAGGCCTTTCTCGACATCATGCTCCCGAAGATCCGCCGCACCCGCGAGTTGATCAAAAAGCACGGCCTCGAACTGTGGCTCCAGGTCGACGGCGGCGTCTCGGCGTCCACCATCGAGCGGTGCGCCGAAGCGGGGGCCGACGTCTTCGTCGCCGGATCGGCCGTCTACGGGGCCGCGGACCCGGCCCAGGCGGTACGTGCACTGCGCACCCAGGCCGAGGAGGCGACGGCCCGCGCCTCGTGGGCGTGCGGCCACTGAACCAAGGGAACGTGAACGGCGCCCTTCGGGGCGGATCAAGTGCGCCGGATCTGCGAGGATGAACGGCGAATCCAGAGTGTGAACAGCAGTGAGGAGATCGCCGTGTCGGGTATGTCGGCGGGCCGGTCAGCCATGCGGATGGGACCCGCTGAGCTGGTGCAGGCGGCGGCCATGGCCCGCCGCTTCTACCTCGAGGGCAAGTCCAAGATCCAGATCGCCGAGGAGTTCGGCGTCAGCCGCTTCAAGGTGGCCCGGGTCCTGGAGACCGCTCTCGAACGGGATCTCGTGAGGATCGAGATCCGCGTCCCCGCCGAGCTGGACGCGGAGCGCTCGGACGCGCTGCGCGCCCGCTACGGCCTTCGGCACGCCGTGGTCGTCGAGTCCCCGGCGGACGCCGAGGAGTCGCCCGACCCGGAGAACCTCGGTGAGGTGGCCGCGGACCTGCTCGGCGAACTGGTCAACGAGGGCGATGTGCTCGGCCTCGCCTGGGGCCGCTCCACGATCCACATGGCGGCGGCGCTGGACCGGCTCCCGCCGTGCACCGTGGTGCAGCTGACGGGTGTCTACGACGCCGGTACCGCCGAGCGCGGCTCCGTCGAGGCCGTACGGCGTGCGGCGCAGGTGTCGGGCGGCGACGCCCACCCCATCTACGCGCCGATGCTGCTGCCCGACGAGGCCACCGCGGCGGCGCTGCGCAACCAGACGGGGATCGCTCGCGCCTTCGAGTACTTCGACAAGGTCACGGTCGCCTGTGTCTCCATCGGCTCCTGGGAGCCCGGCATCTCTACGGTGCACGACATGCTCAGCGACGAGGAGCGCGCCCACTACGCGTCCCTCGGTGTCGCCGCCGAGATGTCCGCCCACCTCTTCGACGCCGAGGGCCGGCGGGTCGGCCGCGATCTGGGCGAGCGCTGCATCACGGTCGAGGCCGACCGGCTGCGCCGTATCCCCGAGGTGGTGGCGATCGCGGGCGGCCAGCGCAAGGCGGCCGCCATCGACGCGGTGCTGCGCTCCGGGCTGGTCACCAGCCTGGTGACGGACACCTCCGCCGCGGACTATCTGATGACGGCGGGCACGACCCCGCGTCCGGCGCTGAACCGGGCGGACCCGGACGGCCCCTGAGGGCGCCTCAACGCGTGCCTGGAGGGGACGGC
The window above is part of the Streptomyces sp. NBC_01428 genome. Proteins encoded here:
- the fmt gene encoding methionyl-tRNA formyltransferase, yielding MKLVFAGTPEVAVPALDALIASGRHEVAAVVTRPDAPAGRGRRLVASPVAVRAEEAGIEVLKPAKPRDEEFLARLREIGPDCCPVVAYGALLPRVALDVPVHGWVNLHFSLLPAWRGAAPVQHAIMAGDEITGASTFLIEEGLDSGPVYGTVTEEIRHTDTSGDLLTRLAFAGSGLLAATMDGIEDGTLKAVPQPADGVSTAPKISVENAHVDWAAPALRVDRVVRGCTPAPGAWTVFRDERLKLIQVATVPDRTDLAPGELSVAKNNVYVGTGSYAVELLWVQAQGKKPMRAADWARGVRIPSGERLGV
- a CDS encoding RsmB/NOP family class I SAM-dependent RNA methyltransferase, producing MSEQSRRPAKPGKPYRRPQKDPVRMLAFEALRAVDERDAYANLVLPPLLRKAREKGDFDGRDAALATELVYGTLRRQGTYDAVIGACVDRPLREVDPPVLDVLSLGVHQLLGTRIPTHAAVSASVELARVVLGDGRAKFVNAVLRKVARQDLDAWVEQVAPPYDEDPEDHLAVVHSHPRWIVSALWDSLGGGRAGIEDLLEADNERPEVTLVARPGRTTADEILGALDEDSALPGRWSPYAVRLSEGGEPGAIDAVREGRAGVQDEGSQLVAVALANAPLDGPDRLWLDGCAGPGGKAAMLAGLAARRGATLLASEKQPHRAGLVAKALAGNPGPYQVITADGTRPPWRPDTFDRVLMDVPCTGLGALRRRPEARWRRRPEDLDGFAPLQRGLLRTALDSVRVGGVVGYATCSPHLAETRAVVNDVLKHYDGGSAELLDARPLLPGVPALGDGPDVQLWPHLHGTDAMYLALIRRTG
- a CDS encoding MMPL family transporter, producing MKRLDAWKRAGIGAVCGRRSKWLVLALWLLVLLFVAPLGMKLSDAQDNDAQSWLPGSAESTQVLDVSNEFRPEQIPAVVVYAREGGLTTQDRRQIAEDVQQIEKLRDHGIRGAETRGPVFDRPADPRAAQIYVPITMDAAGWQRIAPAVDSIRDQVGKGGDGLAVHITGPGGTSADSSKAFEGIDSTLLYAAMAVVIVMLLITFRSPTLLFVPLLGVIVALFTAQALIYLLATHAGLTVNGQSAGILTVLVFGAGTDYALLLVARYREELRRHEDRHEAMARAMNRAGPAVLASGATVVLSMLVLLVAEMNSTRGLGPVAAIGVAVALLAMLTLFPALLLVFGRWIFWPAVPHVGSSDPTRSGFWSRVGHRIARRPRTTWIGTALVLAALSVGLVELRAAGIPAADQFTGKPDSIVGQEISEQYFPAGAGDPLVVVSDAAAAGQVRRTVAADPGVVPASIGVPPGTAPEHDGRVLFEATLRDPSDSDAAKATVDRVRDSVHALPDADAKVGGGTAALLDMEDAQTHDNYLVIPLVLIVVLLVLSVLLRALVAPLLLIGTVVLSLAAALGVSALVFRHVFDYAGEDVSFPLFVFVFLVALGIDYNIFLTTRIREEAAHQGTRRGVVTGLATTGAVITSAGLVLAGTFAALGTLPVVGFAEIGFAVAFGVLLDTFIVRSVLVTSLFLDVGPKVWWPNRLAHEDGGTRPPPDPAAPDPDKPDKPPRPAAPPG
- the rpe gene encoding ribulose-phosphate 3-epimerase, whose product is MAAQINPSILSADFARLAEEATAVQGADWLHVDVMDNHFVPNLTLGVPVVESLARATDTPLDCHLMIEDADRWAPQYVEAGAGSVTFHVEATGAPIRLAREIRAKGARASMALKPATPIEPYEDLLPELDMLLIMTVEPGFGGQAFLDIMLPKIRRTRELIKKHGLELWLQVDGGVSASTIERCAEAGADVFVAGSAVYGAADPAQAVRALRTQAEEATARASWACGH
- a CDS encoding sugar-binding transcriptional regulator → MNSSEEIAVSGMSAGRSAMRMGPAELVQAAAMARRFYLEGKSKIQIAEEFGVSRFKVARVLETALERDLVRIEIRVPAELDAERSDALRARYGLRHAVVVESPADAEESPDPENLGEVAADLLGELVNEGDVLGLAWGRSTIHMAAALDRLPPCTVVQLTGVYDAGTAERGSVEAVRRAAQVSGGDAHPIYAPMLLPDEATAAALRNQTGIARAFEYFDKVTVACVSIGSWEPGISTVHDMLSDEERAHYASLGVAAEMSAHLFDAEGRRVGRDLGERCITVEADRLRRIPEVVAIAGGQRKAAAIDAVLRSGLVTSLVTDTSAADYLMTAGTTPRPALNRADPDGP